The nucleotide sequence TCAGCTATCTAAAGCATTTCATCTATTTGCCAACCATGGTAAATGCATGAAAAATAATCAGCATGTAACGCCTAGTCAAACCAAGCGTATTAATGCAATTATGCTTACTTGTGGGTTTTATGACGAAGCAGGAGATTTTGCTTTTGATGTTGGTTTAGCTGGTAAAAGTGGTGTTGGCGGGGGTATTGTTGCTGTATTACCAAATGTTTATACCATTTCTGTTTGGTCGCCAGGATTAAATAAAAAAGGAAATTCTTTATTAGGCATGAAAGCTTTAGAGTTATTCACTTCAAAAACCGGATTGTCAATTTTTTAATCTCTTCACTAAAATATAAGATCTAGCTTTAATGGCTAAAATAAAAAGTAAACATACCGTATTAATTTTAGGAGCTAGTGGTTTTATTGGAGGAGCCATATATGGCGAACTCTGCTCTTATTTTAAAACTTATGGTACTTATTCTAGAGATAATAAAGCTTTGGAAAAAAATCGTCATTTTCTTCAATATAATATTGAGGAAGACGATATTTTCGAAATTTTAGATATTATAAAACCAACAGTTATTATTTCTGCAATACGAGGTGATTTTTCAGCACAAATTACTGCCCATAAGCATTTATATGAGTATGTATTTGAAAACAAAACGAAATTGATTTTTTTATCATCTGCCAATGTATTTGATGCTTATAGTAAATATCCAAGTTACGAAACAGATACAACACTAAGTAATAGCATTTATGGGCATTTTAAAATTAAAATAGAAAATTTACTATTGCGTTTACCTAAAAAGCAAATTGCTATTTTACGTATTCCAATGGTATTTGGCAATCAATCTCCTAGAATTGAAGAGCTTAAAACTCAACTTCACGAAAAAACACCTATAGAAATTTTCCCTAATTTAATTATAAATGTAACTACAGATACTAAACTTACACAGCAAGTACATTATATAGTTAATCAAAATAAGTGCGGCATATTTCATTTAGGGAGTAAAGACCTTGTTCATCACGACGATTTTATAAAAGATATTATAAAAGTTTTGGGCATCTATAATCCAATTTTTAAATTGGTGTATACTACAAATGACGATCGTTATTTAGCAGTATTACCTAAAAAAAATTGTTTACCTAAACATTTACAACTTTATAGTCCAGATATTCTAACCGAGTTAAAAATTTAATCAAATGTTTTTATAAATTTATTAAATTTAGCTTTCATAACATACACTCTATTTTAACAATACTAAAAGCATAAAAATGAAAAAACTTAGCGAAGCAGATATCGAAAAACGCATGTTACGTTTCCCAGATTGGGAATATTATGACAATGCGATTCACGCAGAATTTGAATTCGAAAATTTTAAAGATTGTTTTAGTGCAATGAGTCGAATAGCTTTTGATTGTGAAGCGCTTAACCATCACCCTGATTGGTCTAATGTATATAATATACTCACCATATCATTATCCACACATGATGCTGGAGGGGTTACCGAAAACGATTTTACACTTGCAAAAGCAATTGAAAACATTGTAGAACCAGAAGAATAATTTGTTTTTATAAATTGCATTTTTAAATTTGCGATTCGCAAAACAATAATAATTAGATTTCCATGCCATGCCTATGGAAATTAAAAAATAAAAAAATTAAATGGGAAGAGCTTTTGAGTTTCGTAAAGCACGTAAAATGAAACGTTGGTCTGCTATGAGCAAAGCCTTTACACGTATTGGTAAAGATATTGTAATGGCAGTAAAAGAAGGAGGCCCAGATCCTGCAAGTAATTCTAAACTTAGAGCCGTTATACAAAATGCTAAGGCCGTAAATATGCCAAAGGATAATGTAGAACGAGCTATTAAAAAAGCAAGCGAAAAAGGGCAAGGCGATTATAAAGAAGTACTTTTTGAAGGATATGCACCTCATGGTATTGCAATTTTAGTAGAGACCGCTACAGATAATAATACACGTACCGTAGCAAATGTTCGGAGTTACTTTAACAAAAGTGATGGTAATTTAGGGACTTCAGGTTCTGTAGTATTTATGTTTGATCATACTTGTAATTTTAGAATAAATGCTGAAGGCCTAGATCCTGAAGAGATTGAACTTGAGTTTATAGATTTTGGAGCCGAAGAGGTATTTGCAGACGATGATGGTATTTTAATTTATGCACCTTTTGAGAGTTTTGGATCTATTCAAGCTGAGTTAGAACATCGAGATATCGAAATACTATCTTCTGGATTTGAACGTATTCCTCAAGTCACAAAACAATTAACACCAGAACAGGTTGCGGATGTCGAAAAACTCTTAGAAAAAATAGAAGAAGATGACGATGTACAAAATGTATATCATACGATGGAAGAAACTTCAGAAGAGTAAAACTTTAATATCATCTTATAGTATTTAAGAGGGCTTTTTGTCCTCTTTTTTCTTTTCAATAATAAAAAGATGTGACATCACCTTTTTTTAAATAGCTATATAAAACTTATACACAAAATAACTACAAAAGATATATTGTATATAGTAAATTGTTAGCTCTTTCGTACTCGGAAAATCTATAGAGTTTTATTCTGATTCGCTTTTCTTTTACTAACTTAGTTTCCCAGCAAAACCATAAATGGAAACGTTAATGGCAAGCTATTTTAATGTGAACATAACAATGAAATTATGAGATTTATCATATCCTTAGTGTTCTTTTTATTGATTTGTTTTTTCGTTAAGGGGCAAACAATAGACACAAAATGGTACAGTGAAATTGTGAGTAATGGAGTGGTTATACAAAACAGCTTCCCAAAAGGAGGGCCATATACTGGATTTACAAAAAAACACTATAATTATAGCTACTTGGTATTCTTTACTCGTGTAATTAATGAAACTGGGAATCCGTTTGAACTCAATGTTAATTTTTCTGCCGATTCAATCGCAATTCCCAATTCTCCCAATACCTTTGTAAAATTATTTCTACCTCCAGATACAATGACTCTTGACAAGCAAAACTTATTTAGCTATGGAGTAACTGAGTTGGAGTCTTTTGATAAATCAACTAGATTTCAAAGAATCATAAACCCTAAAGAAGATTGCCTTTTCTATGTCGTAGCGATTTTTTATCAAACAAGAGCTGACGCAAGAAATCAACACAGGGGAGGCAATCGAGCAGAGCTTGTTTTAAAAGGGCAAGAACTTTTTTATAGAATGTCCCCACAAATTGATTTCCTAAGCTGTGGCTATATTAATTTTAACAAAGGTCATTGAATTCAAAAAGCAATATTATAAATAAAATAGCTTCAATAATTTCAATTGGAATTTTTGGATTTATTATATGGCATTATTTAGACTATCTAATTCGATATTTTGGAGGAGAAAACTTTTGCTTTGGTTATCCTACTTGGCAAGTTTTTATAAACATTGGATTATGTCTTTTAGCTATTTTTCTAAGTATTAGATTATTTAATGGAAAAATTAAACTTTTAAAATCAATCTTATTATTAATCTTTATTAGCTTCCTTATATGGATCGTTATCTGTGGTCTGTTTTTTTTCTAAAAGAACATATACCTAACAACTTATATAGTAAATTCTTACAAATTTTCCTCTGATCAATTTTCTTTTATTAACTTAGTTTCAGCGAACACAACGTAACTATAGTCCGATCGTTGGTAACTATTGTGAAACAATTTGCAGCGATTTGTAAAAACAATTGAGGAATGGCAAAAAATAAGACAACTGAAACCGAAATAAACGTAATTGATTTTATAGAGTCATATGTTGATAATGAACAAAAGAAAGTTGATAGTTTTAAATTAATAGAATTAATGAGTGAATGGTCAGGCTTTGAACCTAAAATGTGGGGGCCAACAATTATTGGTTTTGGGAGCTATCACTACAAATATGCTAGTGGGCATGAAGGAGATGCTCCATTACTAGGCTTTTCTCCTCGAAAAGCACAATTTTCACTTTATGTCTATTCTCAAACTGATAAAAGTAAACGTTTATTGAAAGATTTAGGTAAGTTTAAAATGGGAAAAGCGTGCATTTATTTTAAGAAACTTTCTGATATCAATATTGCTGTTGTGGAAAAATTATCCTCGGAAACAATTAAATATCTCAATGAGCATCATGAATGCGCTTGTAGAAATTAGTAACGTCCAGTCAACAAAATACATAACTAACAGTTTGTTCTGTATGTACTCGGAAATCCTGTAGGATTTCCCTCTAATTCGTTTTCTTTCACTAACTTAGTTTGACCAACGTAACTAAACATACACAAATGCGTTGTGTTTATTTAAAATGAAAATTCTACTCACTGGAGCAACAGGATATATTGGAAGAAGGCTTTTACCTATTTTGGTTAAAGAAGGTCACAAGGTAGTTTGTTGTGTACGAGATTCAGATCGATTTAGTGTTCACAATTCTTTAAGGAATAGAGTTACTGTTATTGAAAATGATCTTTTAAACAGTGAATCTTTAAATAATATTCCAAATGATATTGATGGAGCATATTACTTAGTACACTCTATGTCTACATCCTCAGATTATCAAATTCTTGAGCAAGAATCTGCCATTAATTTTCGAAATGCATTAAACAATACCAATGTTAAACACATTATTTATTTAAGTGGAATTGTAAATGAATCTGAATTATCCAATCATCTCACATCACGAAAAACTGTTGAATTCGAACTTAACAAAGGAAATTACAACTGTACTACGCTAAGAGCAGGAATTATAGTTGGATCTGGTAGTGCTTCATTTGAAATTTTAAGGGATTTGGTTGAAAAGCTTCCCGTAATGATTACACCTAAATGGCTTAAAACAAGATGCCAACCTATAGCAATTGCAGATGTCATTTCATTGTTATCTAAATGTCTCTTTAATCCAAAAACATTTAATCAAAATTTTGATATTGGTGGTCCAGATATACTCTCGTATAAGGAAATGCTTTTACAATTTGGTAAAGCAAGAGGTTTAAATAGAAAAATTTATACTGTTCCAGTAATGACTCCTCGCCTATCTTCCTATTGGCTTTATTTTGTAACAGCAACTTCTTATAAGTTAGCGGTAGCACTTGTTAATAGTATGAAAGTCGAAGTTATATGCAGAAACAATGAAATCAATAAAATTTTAGAATTAACTCCAATTAGTTATCGGGAAGCTATTAATAATGCGTTTAAAAAAATAAAATCAAATGAAATCGTTTCCAGTTGGAAAGATGCTTATACCAGTAGTAATAATAACAGTAATATATCTAACCATATTCAAGTACCAACTTTTGGTTGTTTTAAAGATCAGAGAGTAAAACAATTTAAAAGTAAAGAAGCTTTCATAAACAAGCTATGGAAAATTGGTGGGGAATCAGGTTGGTATTATTGTAATTGGCTTTGGAAAGTAAGAGGGTTTATAGATAAAATGGTGGGAGGAGTTGGTCTCAGAAGAGGGCGTACTAACCTTAATGAACTAAAAGTAGGTGATGCATTAGATTTTTGGCGAGTATTATATGCTAATAAAAATGAGGGGCGGTTATTGTTATATGCAGAAATGAAACTCCCTGGTGAAGCATGGCTTGAATTTAATACTGTAAATAATATACTAACTCAAACAGCAACCTTTAGACCATTAGGAATTTCTGGAAGGCTTTATTGGTACTCTGTATTGCCCTTGCATAACATTATTTTTAAAGGAATGATTAAAAAATTAACACAGTCAAATGATTAAGCGCATTATTTTATTTCTCATTATTAATTTTCTGAGCTTAGCTCTAAGTAGCATATTTACTACCGTTGGTGTAGCATCAGATTGGTATCAAGAGTTAAATAAAGCTCCATGGACTCCACCAGGTTGGGTATTTGGAGCTGCTTGGACCACTATAATGGTTTGTTTTTCGATATACTTAGCTTATCTATTTAATTCAAACAATATAAAAAAGAAAAGCTTGCTCTTTAGTATCCAATGGGTTCTTAATATTGGGTGGAGTCCCCTATTCTTTTATTTGCATACCGTTGCAGTGGCTATGATCTGTATTTCAGCTCTTACAATTCTTATTATTTATTTATTTTTCAATTATTGGAAAGAGCTCAAGGTTAAAACATTTTTTTTAACCCCTTATTTTATTTGGCTTATTATAGCAACATCTTTAAACGCTTACATTTTGTTTTATAATTAGGTAATATGAAGGTTAATCTATTTTGGTTTAGAAGAGATTTAAGATTGGAAGATAATACAGCATTAAATGCTGCAATGAATGCAACCAATAATATTTTGCCTCTTTTTATTTTTGATGAAGAGATACTGCATGAACTCCCCGAAAATGATGCGCGTGTTAACTTCATATATAATACGCTTTACAATTTGAATCAGCATTTACTTAAAAATAATTCATCTCTTTTGATCTTAAAAGGAAAGCCTGAAGAGGTTTGGGAAAAACTCATTAAAAATTATACAATAGAAAATGTATTTATTAATAAAGATTATGAACCTTATGCTATAAAAAGAGATCTAAAAATTAAAGGTTTATTATCAAAAAATGGCTGTCAATTAATAAGTTTCAAAGATCAAGTAATTCATGAAGAATCTGAAGTTAAGAAAGCCGATGGAAAGCCTTATACCATTTTCACACCTTATAAAAACAAATGGTTAAAAGTTTATACATCCAAAAAAGTTGAAACATTAGTACATTTCAATAAATTTTATAAAGAAAAACATCTTTTTCCAAAATTAGAAGATTTAGGATTTAAAAGTTCTAAAATTGTTGTAAAACCTTATACACTTAAGGCTATTAACAATTATACTGAAACTCGAAATTTTCCTTACTTAGATTCTAATAGCTATTTAAGTCCACATCTCCGTTTTGGAACAGTTAGCATACGTCAAATTATAGCTGAGCTTAAAGGTAACTACGAAGTGTTTTTAAATGAACTTATTTGGAGAGAGTTTTTTATGCAGATTTTGTTTCATTTTCCAAAAGTAGTGACTCAAAATTTTCGTGGTAAGTATGACAAAATTCAATGGTTAAATAGTAAAATAGACTTTGAAGCTTGGTGTAATGGAAAAACAGGATATCCACTTGTTGATGCAGGAATGAGAGAGTTAAATGAAACAGGTTATATGCACAATAGAGTACGAATGATAACAGCCAGTTTCTTATGTAAGCATCTTTTAATTGATTGGAGATGGGGAGAAGCATATTTTTCAAAAAAGTTACTTGATTATGAATTATCGTCAAACAATGGAAATTGGCAGTGGGTAGCAGGTACGGGGTGTGATTCTGCTCCATATTTTAGAATTTTTAATCCAACAGAGCAGTTAAAAAAATTTGATCCTTATCTAAGTTATGTAAAAAAATGGGTGCCTGAATTTGAAACATCAGACTACCCAAACCCTATAATTGAACATAAATATGCAAGAAAAAGAGCTTTAGAAACATATAAAACAGGGCTAAAAACTAAATAGAATAGATTTAAAGTACAGTTTATTCTGTTAAATTCTTAAATTATTATTGTGCAAATTCATTATCTTTTCATTCGTAAAATTAGAATAACATTTTGCAAACTGTTATGATTAACTATCAAAATCTGCAGTATCACCTAAAAAATATAATTTTGAAGTATTCAAATTATTAACTATTAAAATATATCGTTATGAGGAAATTATTTTTTTTATTAATCTTTATTATATCATTTGGAGCAAAAGCGCAAAGTCTAATTGGAGCTTGGGAAGCATATACAACTTCTAAAAATGGAGAGTCTATAAGAAATGTTATTATTTTTTCAGAAGGATATCAAGTAGCAACTTGGTATCATGCAAAAACAGGGAAGTTTATAATGTCTAATGGAGGAAAATGGAAAATGAGTGAGAATACTATAACAGAAAAAGTAGAATTTGACACAAATAATTCTGAACGTGTTGGTTCTGAAGTTAGTTTTAAAATTTATATAGATGATACAACATTAGGAATTGTTGGAGATACGTTAAAATGGAATAGAATAGATGAGGGTAATCCTGGAAAATTACAAGGAGCTTGGTTAATGTCTGGTAGAATAAGAGATGGTAAAACACAATTAAGAGATGTAAATAGACCAAGGAAAACTATGAAAATTATGTCTGGTACTCGTTTTCAATGGATAGCTTATAATACCGAAACAAAACAGTTTATGGGAACTGGTGGTGGTACCTACTCAACTGTAGATGGAGAATATACCGAAAATATTGAATTTTTTTCAAGGGATAATTCTAAAACCGGGTTAAGTTTAAAATTTAATTATAGCTTAATTGATGGTAAATGGCATCACTCAGGATTTTCCAGTAAGGGAGATCGAATTCATGAAATATGGAGTTTAAGAGAATAAGTTTTGATAGAAATAAAATTGATTAACTTTTTCTATAAAAAACTTAATATATTATATTTTAACACTACAGTGCTATATTACAGTTAGTTATTTTTTTATATTGTAACTATTATTATAGCACTTACCAATTTATCTTAACAAATTACTTCACAATTATGAAAGTTAATATCTTAAAAATTACCAAATTTTATGCTTTGACAGTATTGTTATGCTTTTTTTTAATTCCACAAAATACTGAAGCTCAACGCAAAAAAAGAAAGAAAAAAACAGAAGCAGTCACCACTGTTACAAAAAAACCTGAAAAACCAAAAGAAAAATCTATTACAGATCTAGTAAAAAAAAGCAAAAAAATAGACGGGCTTTTCACAATTTACCAAGATACAGTTACTGGATCTATACAAATGATAATTTCTGAAGATCATATTGGTAAAGAATATATTCATTTTAATCAAGTTGCAGATGGATTAACAGATATAGGTCGATTTAAAGGAGCTTATGGAGGGTCTAAAGTATTTACCATTAAAAAATATTTCAACAAAATAGAGTTTGTAACTCAAAATACATCTTTTTACTTTGATCCAGATAATGCCATATCCAAATCTAAAGCATCAAACACAAGTGAAGGTATTATGGCTTCTTTAAAAATTGAAGCTCATGATAAAGACAAAGGTTTATATTTAATTAAAGCTGATGATATATTTTTAAAAGAGACATTAGCACAAATTAAGCCTCCACGCTTCCCTGGAACTCCTCCATTTGCTTTTACTTTAGGGAATTTAGATAAAGCAAAAACTAAGATTAATGCTATAAAAAATTATCCTGAAAACACAGATTTAGCTATTGAATATGTATATTCTAAAACATCTGTTTTAAACGGAGGATCTAATGCTGTAACTGATGGTAGAAATGTGAGTTTAAAAGTGCATCATAGCTTAATTGCAATGCCTGAAAACGATTATGAAATACGTATAGATGATCCTAGAGTTGGTTTTTTTACAACTCAAGTTAATGACCAAACTTCTACTGGGTCAATCCCTTATCGCGATTTAGTACATCGCTGGAATTTAAAAAAGAAAAATCCTAATGCTGCAATTTCTGAGCCGGTAAAACCAATTGTTTGGTGGATGGAAAATACAACTCCTGTTGAATGGAGGGAAACTATAAAAAAAGGAGTTTTAGAATGGAACAAAGCTTTTGAAAAAGCTGGATTTAAAAATGCAATGGTCGTAAAAATGCAACCGGATGATGCAGAATGGGATGCTGGAGATATTCGCTATAATGTATTACGTTGGACTTCTTCACCTAATCCTCCTTTTGGGGGCTATGGCCCAAGTTTTGTAAACCCAAGAACTGGTGAAATTTTAGGTGCAGACATTATGTTAGAATATGTACATTTTACGAATAGAGTCTTTGCTGATAAATTATATGATTTAGCAACATTAGAAGCCGAGTTTAAGCCTTCACAATTTACAAAAGAAGATCCTTTATTCTGCTCTGTTGGTGATGTTATGCACCAAAATATGATGTTTGGAAATGATGTTTTAGTAGCTTCAGATGCTTCAGATCTTGAAATGGAACGTCAAAAAAAAGAAGGTATGATTGCATTAATCATGCACGAAATTGGGCATACTCTAGGCCTATTTCATAACATGAAAGCAAGTCAGTTATTTTCTCCTGCAGAATTAGCAGATGCTGATTATATAAAAGGGAAAGCGCTTACGGCTTCTGTAATGGATTATGCAGGTATTAATTTAACTAAGGACAGATCTAAACAAGGGCAGTATTATGATACTTCAGTTGGTCCTTATGATGTTTGGGCTATTCAATTTGGTTACACACCTTTTAAATCTGAATCTGAAAAAAATTATATTTTAAATCAGTCTACTAAACTTGAGCATATATTTGGTAATGACGCAGACGATATGCGTGCTCCTGGTAAAGCAATTGATCCAAGAGTTATGATTGGAGATTTATCTAACGATCAAATTGGGTATTCAATAGATCGTTTTGAATTGATAAATACAATGATGAAAGATGTAAAAGATAAGTTTGTAAAAGATGGTCAATCTTATCAAGAATTAAGAAGAGCTTATTATACTTTAAGTAATCAAAGAGCTGTAGCTGGTGGTGTAATCTCTCGATTTATTGGAGGTGTATATGTAGATCGTGCTATGGCTGGGCAAGAAGGAGAAACACAACCTTATACTCCTGTAAGTTTATCTGATCAAAAACGTGCAATGAATGCTTTAAAAAAATACGTCTTTGCTCCTAACGCTTTTAACTCTCCTAAAGAATTATATAATTATTTAGCATTACAACGCCGTGGAGGTAATTTTAGAACTGGCCCTGAAGATCCAAAAATTCATTCCCAAGTCCTTACATATCAAAGAAATGTATTAGCTCATATTTTACATCCAAATACTTTACAGAGAATTACAGATTCTGAACTTTATGGAAATGAATATTCATTAGCAACTTTTATGAATGATTTAAATAATGCTATTTTTAAAGCAGATATAGCTGGAAATGTAAATTCGTTTAGACAAAATTTACAAATTCAGTACACTAATATGCTTATTGCAATGCTAACTGGCAATCAAAATACGAGATATACCAACAATGCAAAATCTATGGCATTATATAATTTAAAGAATATTAGAGGAATGGCAGCTCCATCAGGAAATGTTTCTTCTAGAGCTCATAAACAACACTTAAGAACTCGTATTGATAATGCTTTAAAAGAAATTAAATAAGAATAAAAACTTATAAAACAAAAAGTAGTGATCAGGTTTATCACTACTTTTTGTTATGAATGTTATAATTATTCGTCTTAAATTATAACAAAAATCTTCCAGATGAAAAAAATTCTATTCATATTATCAATATCACTTACAACTAGTTCTATGTTTTCTCAAAATATGGATAATATAAAGCTTGGAGAAATTATTGCATCTGTAAGTGACTCTATTCAAGGAAACATTGGAAGATGGCAGTTTGTAATTAAAAATACACCTTTTATCTGTGTAACAGATGAAACAAATAATAGAATGCGCATTATTTCTCCCATTGCTGAATCTAGTAGCTTAGATGATGAAATGAAAACCAATGCTTTGGTTGCCAACTTTCACAGCGCTTTGGATGTAAAATATGCTATTTCTGACGGTATTTTATGGTCTGCTTATATACATCCTTTAAAGGAACTTACCGAAATGCAAGTTAAAGATGCCATTAGTCAAGTATTTTTTGCTAATCGCACATTTGGCACAACGTATTCTAGTACTGATTTAATTTTTGGAGGAAATCAAAATGGAGAAGCTATTGAAGAAAAGGAAAAAAAACCAATTAAAAAAGAGAAGTTTTAATTAAACTAATAATTAATTAAACTATATAAAAAAAGCTACTTCAAATTAAAATGAAGTAGCTTTTACTATTAATAAGCAAATGTTTCTTTTTAGGGACAACAATGGTTTACTTTATGTTTCATTTGCAATTCGTAATATATAATTCAAATTTTATGCCAAAATATTATAATTACACTTAAATTTGAAAAAGAAAAATATAAAAAGATGAGCTGGATTAAAGTGATTCCTTTTGAAAAAGCTGAAGGAAAGTTAAAATCTATTTATAAAAGAATTAAAGGTCCAAATAACCAGATAGATAATGTATTAAGTATTCATAGCTTAAGGCCTCATACACTAACTGGACATATGAGTATTTATAAAAACACACTTCATCATAGCGATAATACTTTTCCTAATTGGTTTTTAGAATTATTGGGGACATATACTAGTTATTTAAATAATTGTGATTATTGCTATATACATCATTTTACAGGAATGAAGCGCTTTTTAAATAATGATGAGAAATCTACTCTTATTAAATTACATATCGAGAATGATACTTTAGAAAATGTTTTAACTCCTAAAGAATTAGCTTTAGCTAATTATGCTAAACAATTAACCCTTAAAGCTGATAGCATTACTGAAGCTTTCATTAACAATTTGAGAAATCTTAAGGTTAATGATGGAGAAATTCTAGAGGTTAATCAAGTAGTAGCTTATTTTAATTATGCAAATCGTACTGTTTTAGGGTTAGGTGTAAATACAGATAACGAAATTTTAGGGTTATCTCCTAGTAATAAAGATGATGAGAATGCCTGGGATCATAATTAAGTATATTTAGGAATTTTACCTATAGCATCTTTATAAAATGCTTTCATAAACTTAAAATCGGCTTCTTTATCATCTGTAGGATAAAAAGGTTCTGATATTTTATTTTCCTTTTTACCAAAATCTAAGGTAAACATTATAATAGGTACATTAGCTTTTTTAGCAATGTAATAAAAGCCTGTTTTCCATTCAGTAACTTTTTTACGAGTACCTTCCGGAGCTATGGTCATTCTAAATTCTTTTCGATCATTAAAAAGTTTAACAATAGAGTTTACTGTATTTTCGTTAGTACTTCTATCTATAGGAGCACCGCCAATTGCTTTTAAATACCACGCAACTGGGCCAACAAATAATTCTTTTTTTGCTATAAAATTTGATTTTAATCCAATTGTTTTTCTTAAAAGCACACCAATATAAAAGTCGTGCCAACTTGTATGTGGTGCAGCTATAATAACTGCTTTTTTAACAGTATTTATAGACATACTAGTATTACCAACAACTTTCCAGCCTAGTAATTTAAAATAT is from Flavobacteriaceae bacterium and encodes:
- a CDS encoding DUF5117 domain-containing protein; this translates as MKVNILKITKFYALTVLLCFFLIPQNTEAQRKKRKKKTEAVTTVTKKPEKPKEKSITDLVKKSKKIDGLFTIYQDTVTGSIQMIISEDHIGKEYIHFNQVADGLTDIGRFKGAYGGSKVFTIKKYFNKIEFVTQNTSFYFDPDNAISKSKASNTSEGIMASLKIEAHDKDKGLYLIKADDIFLKETLAQIKPPRFPGTPPFAFTLGNLDKAKTKINAIKNYPENTDLAIEYVYSKTSVLNGGSNAVTDGRNVSLKVHHSLIAMPENDYEIRIDDPRVGFFTTQVNDQTSTGSIPYRDLVHRWNLKKKNPNAAISEPVKPIVWWMENTTPVEWRETIKKGVLEWNKAFEKAGFKNAMVVKMQPDDAEWDAGDIRYNVLRWTSSPNPPFGGYGPSFVNPRTGEILGADIMLEYVHFTNRVFADKLYDLATLEAEFKPSQFTKEDPLFCSVGDVMHQNMMFGNDVLVASDASDLEMERQKKEGMIALIMHEIGHTLGLFHNMKASQLFSPAELADADYIKGKALTASVMDYAGINLTKDRSKQGQYYDTSVGPYDVWAIQFGYTPFKSESEKNYILNQSTKLEHIFGNDADDMRAPGKAIDPRVMIGDLSNDQIGYSIDRFELINTMMKDVKDKFVKDGQSYQELRRAYYTLSNQRAVAGGVISRFIGGVYVDRAMAGQEGETQPYTPVSLSDQKRAMNALKKYVFAPNAFNSPKELYNYLALQRRGGNFRTGPEDPKIHSQVLTYQRNVLAHILHPNTLQRITDSELYGNEYSLATFMNDLNNAIFKADIAGNVNSFRQNLQIQYTNMLIAMLTGNQNTRYTNNAKSMALYNLKNIRGMAAPSGNVSSRAHKQHLRTRIDNALKEIK
- a CDS encoding alkylhydroperoxidase; the protein is MSWIKVIPFEKAEGKLKSIYKRIKGPNNQIDNVLSIHSLRPHTLTGHMSIYKNTLHHSDNTFPNWFLELLGTYTSYLNNCDYCYIHHFTGMKRFLNNDEKSTLIKLHIENDTLENVLTPKELALANYAKQLTLKADSITEAFINNLRNLKVNDGEILEVNQVVAYFNYANRTVLGLGVNTDNEILGLSPSNKDDENAWDHN
- a CDS encoding acyltransferase, which encodes MYKLAKFIYFKLLGWKVVGNTSMSINTVKKAVIIAAPHTSWHDFYIGVLLRKTIGLKSNFIAKKELFVGPVAWYLKAIGGAPIDRSTNENTVNSIVKLFNDRKEFRMTIAPEGTRKKVTEWKTGFYYIAKKANVPIIMFTLDFGKKENKISEPFYPTDDKEADFKFMKAFYKDAIGKIPKYT